The stretch of DNA atatatatatatatatatatatatatgtatattcatttatttatttattttatatatatatatattttttttttgaggtgaTAACTCCACTTCAGTTATCAGAACCTAAATAAACCCTAAAGATCTGTGAATCACAACCAtcattcaaatgaaaaaaaaaaaatgggcaatGCCACTGTAACATTAGAAAGAGGTTTATCACTGATGGACATCCTTTAGAATAGTTTTATGGGGctttaaagaaaaacagaaaaaaagcctTGTATGTAAAAACAACAGCTGCTGAAGATCACTTTAAATTTCAGAACTCCAGAAGCTAACTGGCTGAATAGTACTTCTGCTACAGGTTTGCTACAGGTGAGTCACATGACTTTATTCCACATTAAGTTCACTGGACTCAACTGACAGAGCTTGGTCTAAATGATGACTTAATTTGTAACTGAGCAGATTTGTTTTAGAGAATCTCCTTGGTGACTCCAAGCCAGCGTTGAGGCACTGTGTTTTATGTGCACGGACAAAAACAGTAAGTACTTCTTTATTGTTAGCTATAAATGACTAATGTAACCAAAGTTATAGTCATATAATTtgattatatatagtaaatatattagaTCAGAacaagtgttaaattgtgttttttgttaaTGAAGCAAAGCTTTTTTCTTACCCAGAGTACAGTCAGGAAAAAATGCCAAGTAAAGCTCAAGAGGTAAGTGATGTAAAATCTGATCTGTCTTATAAAATGTTTAAGGACAAAGCAGAAGTGAAGAGAatagaaaaaaatctatatatacctTCTGTGTCTGTCAGGATGCTGTGATTAATATGAAGTCAATACAAGATATTTCAAAGCAGCTGGGCTTTGAGTGGACAGTTCTTGCGTATGAGCTGGGCTTCAACAGAACTGAAGTCAGGCAGTTTCACTCTACTTCTAAAGAGAAGAGGCTCCAGGCCAAGAGCATGCTGGAATCCTGGTATAAAAAAGCAGACAAACTACATAAATAATTTTACTACAGCCTATTATGTAAAAATACACTGTATGTTGTAGGAATATGTACATAAAACACATGcatttttatttgggtgaaaatgtcTGATATTACTTGTCAAAATCTTTGTATTAAAGGtcacattgtttttgtttctgagaTACAAGGTTTAATTACCAAAAGTGACTTTAACTGATTAAGTATTGTAACTGAGGGTTTTCTAATCTTACATGTATTATTTTGTACAGGTTCCTGCTTAAATACTTAAAATGTCTCAAAGGACAATAtcaattatcacaatatttaatttttttctatatttctatatttattttaatactttcCTTAACACTCTTTTCTAAACAAATTATGGACACTTATATAATGTATCCTATCACATAGGTATGAGAGGTCTTGGGACAAGCCTAACAAGACTAAATTGCTTCAGGATGGTCTGGAGCGAGCTGGCCGCCGAGACCTGGCTGAGAGGCTGCGCTGTCTGCACTGGGGTCACCAGAAACTCAGCCGGCGAGTGGAGCTTCCCTCTGCCTTTCCCTTTCTCATCACAGTACACAAGACCATCGAAAATAAGGATGCTCTGCGCAGAATCAATGAACTCAATCGCAGCTACAACTAATGTCACTTGTTGGCAAGCATGAGAAAAAATTTCCTCAGGTTTGTG from Astyanax mexicanus isolate ESR-SI-001 chromosome 11, AstMex3_surface, whole genome shotgun sequence encodes:
- the wu:fc50b12 gene encoding p53-induced death domain-containing protein 1, whose product is MCTDKNKYSQEKMPSKAQEDAVINMKSIQDISKQLGFEWTVLAYELGFNRTEVRQFHSTSKEKRLQAKSMLESWYERSWDKPNKTKLLQDGLERAGRRDLAERLRCLHWGHQKLSRRVELPSAFPFLITVHKTIENKDALRRINELNRSYN